Sequence from the Sphingomonas sp. SORGH_AS_0950 genome:
ATCTCGTCCTCGAATTCGATGTTCAGCGCCTCGGAATGGCCGACGAAGACGGGCACGCGGACGCAGGTCGCCGTCACCTTGACCTTGGGGTCGAGGATCTTCTTGGTCTCGGCGACCATCTTCCACTCTTCCTTGGTGGAGCCGTCCTCCAGGAAGCTGTCGATGTGCGGGATCACGTTGAAGGCGATCTGCTTGGTGAACTTCTTGGGCTCGGCGGGGTCGCCGACGAAGATGTTGCGGCTCTGCTCGAACAGCTCGTCCATGCCCGCCTTGCCCGCGCCCGACACCGACTGATAGGTCGCGACGACGACGCGCTTGATCGTCGCCTTGTCGTGCAGCGGCTTGAGCGCCACGACCATCTGCGCGGTCGAGCAGTTCGGGTTGGCGATGATGTTCTTGGCGGTATAGCCGTCGATCGCATCGGGGTTCACTTCCGGCACGATCAGCGGCACGTCCGGGTCCATGCGATAGAGCGACGAATTGTCGATCACGATGCAGCCCGCAGCGGCGAATTTGGGGGCATAGACCTTGGTCGCGTCCGACCCGATCGCGAACAGCGCCATGTCCCAGCCGGTGGGATCGAAATGCTCGATATTCTTGATGGTGAGCATCTTGCCGGTCTCACCATATTCGATCTGGTCGCCCTGGCTGCGCGACGAGGCGACGACCGCCAGCTCGTCGATCGGGAATTCCCGCTCCGCCAGAATGTTGATCATTTCCCGGCCGACATTGCCCGTCGCCCCGGCGACCACCACGCGATAACCCATTAAACCCTCCACTCGGAAGCCTGAGCCGGTAGCGTCATTGCGCGGATACGTCCACCGACTTTACGAATAGTGCGCGTTTGGGAAAGGCAAGCGGGGGTTTAGGCCGCCTCCCCCTCCCGCAAGCGGGAGGGGGCCGGGGGGAGGGCCCGGAGTCTCACCGAGACCGGCGCGTGCGGCACGCCCCTCCCCCAACCCCTCCCGCCTGCGGGAGGGGAGTTTAGTCATGCGTACTCGCCGCCCAGGTCGCGTGGGCGATGCCGTGGACGCTCTGGAAATGGTCGGTGATGCGGTCGAGTTCACCCGCCTCGACGATGGTGCTGGTCAGGATCGCGGTGACGGTCACCTGATCCTCTCCGCGCTCCTCGCTATCCAGTTCGCCGACCGGCAGGCCCGCGCCCTCCAGATGTTCGACTAGCAGGTCGCCGACTGGCCCGGCCTGTGCGGCGGTCGTGGTCAGGCTGACCGAATAGGTCGCCTCGACATGCCGCCCCTCGACGGGGATGCGGTTGATCGCATCGACCAGCGGGCGCAGCGCGGTGTTGGCGAGCAGGACGATGCCGGTCAGCAGCACCGCCTCGGCCACCATGTCGCTGCCCGCGATCGAGCCGACCGCCGCCGAGCACCACAGGGTCGCGGCCGTATTGAGCCCGCGGACGTTCATCCCCTCCTTCATGATGACGCCCGCGCCCAGGAAGCCGATCCCCGACACGACATAGGCGATGATGCGGATCGACTCGACATTGCCGCCCAGCCGCTGACCGAGATCGACGAACGCCGCCGCCCCGATCGCGACCAGCGCATTGGTGCGCAGGCCCGCGGTCCGCTGGCGATATTGCCGTTCGGCCCCGATCACCGTGCCCAGCACGAAGGCGGTCAGATAGCTGACCAGCGTGTCGAGGAAGGGCCAGAGGTGGAAGGTCTTCAGGAATGCCATGCCATGTTCGTACATCCTCCCCGTTACGGGGAGGTGGCAGCGCGCCAGCGCTGACGGAGAGGACGTGCCGCACAGGTCAACCCTTGCCGCCAGCCCCCTCCACCATGCTGCGCATGGTCCCCCTCCCCGTGCCGGGGAGGATCGGGATCACTTCGCCGGCTTATCCTTCACCGTCCGGTCCAGGAAGTTCAGGATCGTGTGCCACAGATGCTCGGAAATGCCCGGCCCGCCGACGCGGTGGGTCTGGCCCGGATAGAGCATCATCTCGAACGGCGTGTCGGTCTTCTGCATCT
This genomic interval carries:
- a CDS encoding aspartate-semialdehyde dehydrogenase, which produces MGYRVVVAGATGNVGREMINILAEREFPIDELAVVASSRSQGDQIEYGETGKMLTIKNIEHFDPTGWDMALFAIGSDATKVYAPKFAAAGCIVIDNSSLYRMDPDVPLIVPEVNPDAIDGYTAKNIIANPNCSTAQMVVALKPLHDKATIKRVVVATYQSVSGAGKAGMDELFEQSRNIFVGDPAEPKKFTKQIAFNVIPHIDSFLEDGSTKEEWKMVAETKKILDPKVKVTATCVRVPVFVGHSEALNIEFEDEISAQEAQDILREAPGVMLIDKREDGGYVTPIECVGDYATFISRVREDSTVDNGLSLWCVSDNLRKGAALNAVQIAELLGRRHLKKG
- a CDS encoding MgtC/SapB family protein → MAFLKTFHLWPFLDTLVSYLTAFVLGTVIGAERQYRQRTAGLRTNALVAIGAAAFVDLGQRLGGNVESIRIIAYVVSGIGFLGAGVIMKEGMNVRGLNTAATLWCSAAVGSIAGSDMVAEAVLLTGIVLLANTALRPLVDAINRIPVEGRHVEATYSVSLTTTAAQAGPVGDLLVEHLEGAGLPVGELDSEERGEDQVTVTAILTSTIVEAGELDRITDHFQSVHGIAHATWAASTHD